The genomic segment GGAAACGTGATGGGCGCCCACGAGGGCTTCACGGAGGTGGTGCGCACCAACATGTCCCTGATCCGCCGGCGGATGAAGTCCCCGGTGCTGGTGCAGCAGCTGTTCGTCATGGGGGAAAAGAGCCGGACGGATCTGTGCCTGTGCTACATGTCCGACCGGGTATCCCCCAGACTGCTGGAACAGATCCGGCAGGATCTGGAGCACATGCAGCTAGAGACCATCCTGTCCTCCGGCTATGTGCGTCCCTTCCTGGAGCGCCGGGACTGGCGGATCTTCCACACCACCGGCACAACGGAGCGGCCGGACGTGCTTTGCTCCAAGCTGCTGGAGGGACGGGTGGCACTGCTGATCGACGGCACGCCCTTTGCCATCTTCCTGCCCAAGCTGTTTGTGGAGAATTTCCAGACCCTGGACGATTACACCTGCAAGCCCTACTATGCCGCCTTTGTCCGGTGGATCAAATATCTGGCATTTTTCCTGGCGCTGCTGCTGCCGGGGATATACACCGCCATTGCCCTGCACCATCCGGAGCTGCTGAACAGCACCCTGCTGCAACTGCTGACGGAAGCGGAGGCAAACGCCCCCTTCTCCCTGATGACCGAGTCCATCGGGGTGCTGCTCATGTACGAGGTGATCCGGGAGGCAGGGATCCGACTGCCAAAGGCGGTGGGAGGAGCGGTCAGCATCGTTGCCGGGCTCATCATCGGGGATGCGGCAGTGTCCTCCGGCTTCATCAGCACCCCGCTGCTGACGGTGACGGCGCTGTCCGTCACCACCGGCTTTGTGATCCCGGAGTTGAGCCACGAGATCACCGTGTTCCGGTTCCTGTTCATTCTCTGCGGAGGACTGTGGGGGCTGTTCGGGATCAGTCTGCTGGGCATGGTGATGCTGCTGAATCTGTGCGCAACAGAAGCCTACGGCTATCCCATTACAGCGCCCCTTGCGCCCTTTGCCCCCCGTGCCATGCGGGATGTACTCACCCGGATCGGCCTGCGCCGCATGCAGACCGGCAATTTTACTGTGGAGGAGCTGCATGAATAAGATGAACCCTGCGGCAGCCGTACAAACTATGTACGACGCCGCCTGCCCTGTGGAGGAGCTGCATGAATAAGATCCGTTCCGGGCAATTGTTTGCCATCTGCTTTCTCATCCGCAGCTTTTCGCTGCTTTGCACGGATATTCCCTTTTCCGCCGTTCAGCTTGGCGGCGCAGTGCTGT from the Ruminococcus champanellensis 18P13 = JCM 17042 genome contains:
- a CDS encoding spore germination protein yields the protein MLSTEAGRLRPEYTERIGNTMSRKDLQQTIEQEPLRPGLEANLSRIKEIGGGTSDLLINPVRVSGIPCVLLCCEGMLSTATITELVLHPLMKLHLPDATGPRLLEHINDEMLLSVDRPVPLTFGDVFRTINSGFAVLLADGANHALAFGVQGYDKRGIDEPSSEGNVMGAHEGFTEVVRTNMSLIRRRMKSPVLVQQLFVMGEKSRTDLCLCYMSDRVSPRLLEQIRQDLEHMQLETILSSGYVRPFLERRDWRIFHTTGTTERPDVLCSKLLEGRVALLIDGTPFAIFLPKLFVENFQTLDDYTCKPYYAAFVRWIKYLAFFLALLLPGIYTAIALHHPELLNSTLLQLLTEAEANAPFSLMTESIGVLLMYEVIREAGIRLPKAVGGAVSIVAGLIIGDAAVSSGFISTPLLTVTALSVTTGFVIPELSHEITVFRFLFILCGGLWGLFGISLLGMVMLLNLCATEAYGYPITAPLAPFAPRAMRDVLTRIGLRRMQTGNFTVEELHE